In the genome of Gadus morhua chromosome 14, gadMor3.0, whole genome shotgun sequence, one region contains:
- the cebpa gene encoding CCAAT/enhancer-binding protein alpha, which yields MEHANLYEVAPRPLMTPVAPHSTCYKDPPQQGDFRHISEICDNENSIDISAYIDPSAFNDEFLADLFHHNSKQEKLRLMNGEYEYNQGSSGHPGPPPHQQHQQHQQQHQQQQVYPGHPGYLDSSKLEPVFDSLSTRIRPVAIKQEPRDDDDMSQSIAPNYPHHSHHPHNPQHLPHLQYQIAHCAQTTMHLQPGHPTPPPTPVPSPLQQQHSGVTAAHMKMLGGGERIKKKRVDKNSPEYRMRRERNNVAVRKSRDKAKMRNVETQHKVVELASDNDRLRKRVEHLTRELDTLRGIFRQLPDGSFKPMGSCQ from the coding sequence ATGGAGCACGCTAACTTGTACGAGGTCGCCCCTCGGCCGCTGATGACCCCCGTCGCCCCGCACAGCACCTGCTACAAAGACCCCCCGCAGCAGGGCGACTTCCGCCACATCAGTGAAATCTGCGACAATGAGAACTCTATCGACATCAGCGCCTACATCGACCCCTCGGCCTTCAACGACGAGTTCCTGGCAGACTTATTTCACCACAACTCCAAACAGGAGAAGCTGCGACTGATGAACGGCGAGTACGAGTACAACCAGGGCAGCAGCGGTCACCCGGGCCCCCCGCCGCACCAAcagcaccaacagcaccagcagcaacatcagcagcagcaggtgtacCCGGGTCACCCGGGCTACCTGGACTCATCCAAACTGGAGCCCGTGTTCGACAGCCTCTCCACCAGGATCAGACCGGTGGCCATCAAGCAGGAGCCCCGGGACGACGATGACATGAGCCAGTCCATCGCGCCCAACTACCCTCATCACTCCCACCACCCCCATAACCCCCAGCACCTCCCGCACCTCCAGTACCAGATTGCGCACTGTGCGCAAACGACCATGCACCTCCAGCCCGGGCACccgacgccgccgccgaccCCCGTGCCCAGcccgctgcagcagcagcacagtggGGTGACCGCGGCGCACATGAAGATGCTGGGTGGCGGCGAGCGGATCAAGAAGAAGCGCGTCGACAAGAACAGCCCCGAGTACCgcatgaggagggagaggaacaaCGTGGCCGTGAGGAAGAGCAGAGACAAGGCCAAGATGCGCAACGTGGAGACGCAACACAAGGTGGTCGAGTTGGCGTCCGACAACGATAGGCTGCGCAAACGAGTGGAGCACCTGACCCGGGAGCTGGACACGTTAAGGGGCATCTTCCGACAGCTCCCTGACGGCTCCTTTAAACCCATGGGCAGTTGTCAGTGA
- the cebpg gene encoding CCAAT/enhancer-binding protein gamma — MKKPSAEKDSDEYRQRRERNNLAVKKSRMRSKQKAQDTQQRVNELKEENERLEAKIKLLSKELSVLKDLFLEHAHNLADNVQPAGAAPDGASPANGAANSHSQ, encoded by the coding sequence ATGAAGAAGCCCTCGGCGGAGAAGGACAGCGACGAGTACCGGCAACGGCGCGAGCGCAACAACCTGGCGGTGAAGAAGAGTCGCATGCGCAGCAAGCAGAAGGCGCAGGACACGCAGCAGCGCGTCAAcgagctgaaggaggagaacgagcGTCTGGAGGCCAAGATCAAGCTGCTGAGCAAGGAGCTGAGCGTGCTCAAGGACCTCTTCCTGGAGCACGCCCACAACCTGGCCGACAACGTGCAGCCGGCGGGCGCGGCGCCCGACGGGGCCAGCCCCGCCAACGGCGCCGCTAACAGCCACAGCCAGTGA